Proteins from a genomic interval of Zingiber officinale cultivar Zhangliang chromosome 1B, Zo_v1.1, whole genome shotgun sequence:
- the LOC121977356 gene encoding multiprotein-bridging factor 1b-like, whose protein sequence is MSGTGPFTQDWEPVVIRKKAPTAAAKKDEKAVNAARRSGAEIETVKKSNAGTNKAASSGTSLNTRKLDDETENLSHERVSTELKKNIMQARLAKKLTQAQLAQLINEKPQIIQDYETGKAIPNQQIITKLERVLGTKLRGKK, encoded by the exons ATGTCTGGGACTGGACCGTTCACCCAGGATTGGGAGCCCGTCGTGATTCGCAAGAAGGCTCCCACCGCTGCGGCAAAGAAGGACGAGAAGGCCGTCAACGCCGCCCGTCGAAGCGGTGCTGAGATCGAGACCGTCAAGAAGT CTAATGCTGGTACGAACAAAGCTGCTTCTAGCGGCACGTCCCTGAACACGAGGAAACTTGACGATGAAACAGAGAATCTTTCTC ATGAGCGTGTGTCGACTGAACTGAAGAAGAACATCATGCAAGCTCGTCTGGCCAAGAAGTTGACCCAGGCTCAACTTGCACAG CTAATCAACGAGAAACCCCAAATTATCCAAGACTATGAGACCGGAAAGGCTATTCCAAATCAACAGATCATTACCAAACTGGAAAGGGTGCTCGGGACAAAACTCCGAGGTAAAAAATAA
- the LOC121977334 gene encoding putative SNAP25 homologous protein SNAP30 — translation MPVSKVPKQGRAADPFDSDSDTELYKPPSKDARNKYKNDFSDTGGFENQSVQELEKYAAYKAEETTSKVNDCLKIAEIIKEDASNTLTMLHQQGDQINRTHEICVTIDKDLSRGESLLGSLGGFFSMPWKPKKTKEIKGPAVTADNSSKATKEQRDKLGLSSNGKGQSNPREYAEPTSAMDKVQIEKSKQDDGLDDLSDVLGQLKGMAVDMGSEIERQNKALDGLQDDVDELNSRVKGANQRARKILGK, via the exons ATGCCAGTCTCTAAAGTTCCAAAGCAAGGTCGCGCAGCCGATCCTTTTGATTCCGATTCAGATACTGAACTTTATAAACCTCCTTCCAAGGATGCTAGAAACAAGTACAAGAATGACTTCAGCGACACCGGCGGGTTCGAGAACCAATCCGTGCAGGAACTCGAGAAGTATGCCGCTTACAAGGCCGAAGAAACAACAAGCAAAGTTAACGATTGTCTCAAGATTGCGGAGATCATAAAGGAAGATGCATCCAACACACTCACTATGCTGCATCAACAAGGAGATCAGATCAACCGAACGCATGAAATTTGTGTCACCATCGATAAGGATCTTAGTCGA GGCGAGTCACTGCTAGGGAGCCTTGGGGGCTTTTTCTCGATGCCATGGAAGCCAAAAAAGACCAAAGAGATCAAGGGCCCTGCAGTCACAGCAG ATAATTCATCGAAGGCGACCAAGGAACAACGGGACAAGTTAGGCTTGTCTTCCAATGGAAAGGGACAATCAAACCCACGAGAGTATGCTGAACCCACATCGGCAATGGACAAAGTTCAG ATTGAAAAGTCTAAACAAGACGATGGGCTTGATGATCTAAGCGACGTCCTGGGGCAGCTGAAGGGCATGGCTGTCGACATGGGTTCTGAGATCGAAAG ACAAAACAAGGCTTTGGATGGGTTGCAGGATGATGTGGATGAGCTCAATTCTCGAGTGAAAGGAGCTAATCAACGTGCTCGAAAGATACTAGGGAAATAA